The Arachis duranensis cultivar V14167 chromosome 2, aradu.V14167.gnm2.J7QH, whole genome shotgun sequence genome has a window encoding:
- the LOC107472414 gene encoding uncharacterized protein LOC107472414, with the protein MAKKSQRRSIRYEKDKSGCMWGFISMFDFRHGHSTRKLIADRRRSSKHVVGGVPSKNKFEMLSDLDEVSHDNFDTIESKRPTVKTGAVKHSVKKLIEEEMFIDQTTEKDVHNAKVEPNGSRLRCEVPQQTDYKRKKKSSSKSCDMDINNLNLDATMKSKYLHNQHSRRQSKDDLDLDNIIQEFCHFKESCSVKHGNDRGVHSQSNQKHAISENIAREVIHEFVNQMILNGKDLAEARKYLHSHELMEALQFISSDKELFLALLQNPNSLLLKCIQEFAKSHGRDNNEYSSVTCSNFTEQDLGNEEQTRETLNHKKHNFFRKKTKSQPKNPTNENGKTETSNRIVILKPGSMGLQSSETRNNIASSLQSHDTAKHSSPSARGSSHFSLTDLKNKLKHAMGREKHASPEGISKRYPAECQRPSNKAILKDNVGMRSPNKDHFFLEKIARPTKLKDPELIVEQESGSYKKKRASHLYTEAKKHLSEMIGSGDENMDMSSRQISKTLGRILSLPDYNFSPFGSPSRCWEHHFLTEQTRFSTSDKTWEAYDNMSPKQATFVNNLAQETDNPEKQSTICDRSSNNLVREIKLESNFPDELSHVDKAEGYCAVKDEIVVEGDVESEKEINILESFSEPIRLSIRNEEQSCDILEITEEGIGENQQSTPPSSSHSTFTKKTEELESGAEMCGRPSPVSVLDTPFIEDEISPGYSEYQPIQVAVRPLNIEFEEQDYSPVNQIQKGKYCLEENELIYKYIKAVLQASELTMDQLLMKCHSSDKILDPSLFDQEELPANQLCHDQKLLYDCINEVLMEVCWHYFAVSPFVSFVKNLSIRPSPNMKVVIVKVWEAMCWHLLPLPPPRTLDKIVRKDMEKSSIWMDLRFDAEAVGFEMGEIILAELMEDTILSCTYLD; encoded by the exons ATGGCAAAGAAGTCTCAGAGGCGCTCCATCCGGTATGAGAAAGACAAGTCAGGGTGTATGTGGGGCTTTATTAGTATGTTTGATTTCCGCCATGGTCACTCAACTCGCAAGTTGATTGCAGATAGAAGGCGAAGCAGCAAGCATGTTGTTG GAGGTGTGCCTTCTAAGAACAAGTTTGAGATGTTGAGCGATTTGGATGAAGTTTCTCATGACAATTTT GACACTATAGAGAGTAAGAGGCCAACAGTGAAAACTGGTGCTGTTAAGCATAGTGTGAAGAAACTCATAGAAGAAGAGATGTTCATTGATCAAACCACAGAGAAGGACGTACATAATGCCAAAGTAGAACCAAATGGATCCAGATTAAGATGTGAAGTTCCACAGCAGACGGattacaaaaggaaaaagaaatctAGCAGTAAAAGCTGTGATATGGACATTAATAATCTGAATTTGGATGCAACcatgaaatccaagtacttgcATAATCAACACTCCCGGCGGCAATCAAAAGATGATCTTGATCTGGATAACATAATTCAAGAGTTTTGTCACTTTAAAGAGTCTTGTTCTGTGAAGCATGGCAATGATAGAGGAGTTCATAGTCAGTCAAACCAGAAGCATGCAATTTCTGAAAACATTGCAAGAGAGGTAATTCATGAATTTGTGAATCAGATGATACTGAATGGCAAAGATCTGGCAGAAGCTAGAAAATACCTTCATTCCCATGAACTTATGGAAGCACTTCAGTTTATAAGCTCAGACAAGGAATTGTTTCTTGCACTTCTACAAAACCCAAATTCACTTTTGTTGAAATGTATACAAGAGTTTGCGAAATCtcatgggagagataacaatgAATATAGTTCTGTTACTTGTTCCAACTTCACTGAACAAGATCTTGGAAATGAGGAACAAACAAGGGAGACTCTAAACCACAAGAAGCATAACTTCTTCAGGAAAAAAACAAAGTCTCAGCCGAAAAATCCAACAAATGAGAATGGCAAAACTGAGACTTCAAATAGAATTGTAATTCTGAAGCCTGGATCAATGGGGTTGCAAAGTTCTGAAACCAGAAACAACATTGCCTCATCCCTGCAATCTCATGATACTGCCAAACACAGTAGTCCTTCTGCAAGAGGTAGTTCACATTTTTCGCTTACAGATTTAAAAAACAAGTTGAAGCATGCAATGGGGAGAGAGAAACATGCAAGTCCTGAAGGCATCTCAAAAAGATACCCTGCTGAATGTCAAAGGCCCAGCAACAAAGCCATTCTTAAAGACAATGTTGGAATGAGATCTCCTAACAAAGATCATTTCTTCCTTGAGAAAATTGCAAGGCCTACTAAACTGAAAGATCCGGAATTGATTGTCGAGCAAGAAAGTGGTagttataaaaagaaaagggCATCTCACTTATACACTGAGGCCAAGAAGCATCTGTCTGAAATGATAGGTAGTGGTGATGAGAACATGGACATGTCGAGTAGGCAGATTTCCAAGACCCTTGGGAGAATTCTGTCCCTTCCGGACTACAACTTTTCTCCCTTTGGCAGTCCTTCAAGGTGTTGGGAGCATCATTTTTTGACTGAACAGACAAGATTTTCTACCTCGGATAAAACTTGGGAGGCTTATGACAACATGTCCCCCAAACAGGCAACCTTTGTGAATAATTTAGCTCAGGAAACTGATAATCCAGAGAAGCAGTCAACTATATGTGACAGAAGCTCTAATAATTTAGTACGAGAAATTAAGTTGGAATCCAATTTTCCTGATGAACTTAGTCATGTTGATAAAGCAGAAGGCTACTGTGCTGTTAAAGACGAGATAGTTGTCGAAG GTGATGTAGAATCTGAAAAAGAGATCAATATCTTGGAATCTTTCTCAGAACCAATTCGCCTCAGCATTAGAAATGAGGAACAGAGTTGTGATATCTTAGAAATTACTGAG GAAGGTATAGGCGAAAACCAACAATCTACCCCACCATCATCATCTCACTCAACATTCACAAAGAAAACTGAAGAGCTAGAAAGTGGTGCAGAAATGTGTGGGAGGCCAAGTCCTGTATCTGTTCTTGATACACCATTCATAGAGGATGAAATCAGCCCTGGTTACTCCGAATATCAACCTA TTCAAGTAGCAGTACGGCCGCTAAATATTGAATTCGAAGAACAAGACTATTCACCTGTGAACCAAATCCAGAAAGGAAAATATTGCCTTGAAGAAAATGAATTGATATACAAGTACATCAAAGCAGTCCTGCAAGCCTCTGAATTGACTATGGATCAATTATTGATGAAATGCCATTCCTCGGATAAGATACTAGATCCTTCATTGTTTGATCAGGAAGAGCTTCCAGCAAACCAGCTTTGTCATGATCAGAAGCTTCTTTATGACTGTATCAATGAAGTTCTGATGGAGGTTTGTTGGCATTACTTTGCTGTCTCACCTTTTGTATCCTTTGTGAAGAATCTTAGCATAAGGCCAAGTCCAAACATGAAAGTGGTTATTGTCAAGGTTTGGGAAGCAATGTGCTGGCATCTCCTTCCCTTACCCCCGCCTCGAACTTTGGACAAAATTGTCAGGAAAGACATGGAAAAAAGTAGCATCTGGATGGATCTTCGGTTTGATGCTGAAGCCGTTGGTTTCGAAATGGGAGAGATCATTCTTGCAGAACTCATGGAGGATACAATATTGAGTTGTACATATCTGGATTAG
- the LOC107472870 gene encoding uncharacterized protein LOC107472870 produces the protein MSSANSFSPRRSFSPSDDDKQEILDTASSAASPPRYDPLNPCYKPGILDTIYKDLPPPSSQPKSAAAIAARVPYAGYTITEPIIPSNWPGYLNPPPPEDKELSEEEKQRIFERRCHWHILAMKHYNDTRKEGEDEYKLSTSSIPKRMVQYYSLGFLHKLMWEGKPISTEKSDSAKYFFGAVHEMNPDEMHVAYAKRLKPDRFLDLDPALLPTR, from the exons ATGTCATCGGCAAATTCCTTCTCACCACGAAGAAGCTTTTCGCCGTCAGA TGATGACAAACAAGAAATTCTTGACACGGCATCATCAGCAGCATCACCTCCTCGTTATGATCCACTCAATCCTTGTTATAAACCAGGCATTCTCGATACAATTTACAAGGATCTTCCACCTCCTTCTTCCCAACCTAAGTCAGCAGCAGCAATAGCAGCCAGAGTCCCCTATGCAGGCTATACTATTACTGAACCAATAATCCCTTCGAATTGGCCCGGGTATCTTAATCCTCCTCCCCCCGAAGACAAAGAGCTATCTGA AGAAGAGAAACAAAGGATTTTTGAGCGTCGTTGTCATTGGCATATTTTGGCTATGAAACACTACAATGACACACGAAAGGAAGGG GAAGATGAGTATAAGCTTTCGACGTCCTCGATTCCCAAGAGAATGGTTCAATATTATAGTCTTGGCTTCCTTCATAAGTTGATGTGGGAGGGGAAGCCTATATCAACCGAAAAGTCCGATTCTGCCAAGTATTTTTTTGGTGCAGTCCATGAAATGAATCCTGATGAAATGCACGTAGCATATGCCAAACGACTTAAACCAG ATCGTTTCTTGGATCTTGATCCTGCTCTACTTCCTACACGCTGA